Proteins from a genomic interval of Candidatus Cloacimonadota bacterium:
- a CDS encoding LysM peptidoglycan-binding domain-containing protein, which yields KNGDTLSSISSKLNISSDRLIKMNDLSSTMRNGKYIVFIYPGQKLFY from the coding sequence TAAAAATGGTGATACACTTTCTTCAATATCTTCGAAGCTCAATATTTCCTCTGACCGCCTGATCAAGATGAATGACCTGTCCTCGACAATGAGAAACGGAAAATATATTGTCTTTATTTATCCCGGGCAGAAATTGTTTTATTAG